A segment of the Chitinophagaceae bacterium genome:
ATACAATGCGTCTGAACCGCATCATGGAGTGGGGGCAACCATCATCAATTATAAAACAGGTTATATCAACAGAACCTATGCAACAGTATCGTATGCGTATCACCTGGGCTTAACACCCAAGCTGAATTTGTCAGCAGGTTTTGCCGCAGGTATATCAGCAATCAGTATTGATGCAAGTAAAATTGAATTAGCGAACCCTGTTGATCCTGCTATTGGTGGTGTTGCACAGGAGTTACGAAAAGTTAAACCGGAATTGAATGCAGGATTGTGGTTGTATTCAGATCGTTTTTTTGCCGGGTTCTCTGCCCAGCAGATCATTCCGCAAAAAGTAACATTAGTTACGAATGATTTTTATAAATCAACATTGGTACCTCATTTCTTTGCTACAACCGGTTACCGCTTTATGGCTGGTGATGATGTAAACATTATTCCATCTGTTATGCTGCGCTATATTCCAAGCATGCCCCTGTTTGTTGATTTTACAGTAAAAGCACAATACCAGGACCGGTTTTGGGTGGGGGGTAATTACAGAGTAAAGGAAGGGTTTGCTGCTATGGCCGGTGTGAATATTTCCAATACGTTTAATATTGGATATTCTTATGATGTGAATAATTCAAAATACCTGTTGCAATACATGCAGAGAGGGACACATGAAATTGTACTTGGGTTTATGATTGGTAATAAATACGGTGATCTCTGTCCACGCAGAGTATGGTAAAACTTACAGCCTGATTATTTCTAACCGTTTGATGATTTTTTTTGGTGGATGTGGTTGATGCTTGTTTAATGAATCAGCCGGTTGCTGATTGATTTCTTTGATGTACAGGTTATTGTTCTCTATAATGATACTGATTCTTTCTTCATTCATTCTTTTTTCTTCCGGTGTGGGGTAATCATTCATATAAGCAAAAGCAGGAGCAGTTCTGAACCGTTCTTTTAATTTTTCATTAGATGAATCCCTTGTCTGGTTCTTTCTGTAAAGAAGTTTTGTTTTTCTTTGCTGCTGCTGTCTGTTTATTTCTTCAGCAATCTGTTCTTTGTTTCTTTGGAATTCTTCGGGCGGATAAGTAAAGTGAAATGCTCCCTCATGCATATCTTCATTCCATACAAAACCTTCGGGGAAAAAGGGTTTCATTTTATTGAATAAAGAATCTTTGTCCCAGTTTTTTTTGATGTGGACTGTCATCTGATTTAACGGGAAGGTCCTGGTCAATAATTTTTTTTCATGAAGGTTCTGTACTTTTTTATAGAAATCAGCTTCTGCTGTTCTGTAACGTGTTTGATTTTGGCGCAAAGAATCCTGCTTCATCATAAATATAAACTCCTGTTCTTTTGCCATCAACAAATCGGGTGATGGAATTTCTTTGCCGTAAGGCTGAACAAAACGTTCCATCCATTCAGCAGGAAGATCATTGAAGATGACTTTATCAAATTCTAATTGTTCACCTCCCTGCTCATCCCAAACAACCAGTTTTTCTTCATTCAATTCATTCTTCAGTTCAAGACGAAGCTTTCTTTTTTCATCACGTAAAAAAACTGTTTGATTCGTTTTTTTCAACAGAGCACCTGGCTTTACATAAACCACTTTTGTATTGTGTGCAATCGTATTCTGTTCTGTTTTCTGTTCTTTTACAACAGCCTGTTTTCTGTCCCTGATGATCCAGCCGGTAAGTGCAAAGAGAAGGGTAAAGAATACCAGCGCAAGCAATCGTGTACTTATTTTGTTTTTTTCTGCCGGTAAATTCAGAATACGTTTTACCCTGAGCATGAGGTGCTGTTTATTATCACCCAGCCCCATTGCCAGCTGTGGATTTTGTACTCTTACTTTTTCTACCGTCAGCAATGCTTCGGCATATACTGCTGCATTTTGTTGAAAACTCATTACCTGGTCATCGCAACTGTTTTCCCGTTCTCTTCTGGCAATACCCATCAGCAATAAAGCAAATGGATTGAAGAAGAGCATGGTTTCTGCAACCGACAGCAAGAGGTTCCAGAAATAATCATTTCGTTTTATATGCGCCAGCTCATGAAGCAATACTGCCTCCAGCTGAGCAGGAGTAAGATGTGTAACAGCCGATACAGGCAGAAGTACAATTGGTTTTAAAAAACCAAGTGTAGCAGGAATATCAATTTGTTTACTGATGAAAAGCTGCACGGATTTCTGCAAACCCATTGACTGAACCAGGAACTGAAAGAAGGATTGCAGTTCATCGCTTACAGTTGATACACCTTTATTGCGGAGTGAATTGGTTGCATGTAACTGTACAAACAGTTTTGTGGCAAACCATAACAGAACAAACAGGTAAGCAACAGAAAGATAGGGCAGAATGAAATGAAGTTTGTATTCGATCCAGTTAAAAAATAACTGCCAGCGGTTATCATTTGTAAATGCAGTGAGCAGGGAATTATTTATTCCGGCATCTTCAATTACTAAGGATGCAGTTTGTTTCAGTTGTTTATTCCAGTGCAGAAAGATGTCTGAAATAAACCAGGCAAACCCGCCTAATGCGAATACGCTGCTCAATAAGTTTTTTGCAGCAGCCTGTTTTATACGTACTGTAAATACGAGAACCTGGTAAACGAGAAACAATAATCCCATTTGCCAGATGCTGTCGGCAATAGCTTTGCCAAGGGCCTGTAAAAAAGCTGATTGAAACAGATGCTGCATATTACTGCTGTTTCAGGTTATCAATTAGTTTTTGAATTTCGTCTAACTCTTCCTTTGAGGTCTTGTGATTGCCCAGTGCCTGCATCACCAGTTGAGTGGATGAGCCCTGGAAAAGGGTATCGATCATTTTACCCATAAACTGCCTCTGGGTTTTTTCACGGGAAATAAGGGGAGTGTATTTGTGCGTTTTGCTGCTCTCATCTCTTTTCACCAATCCTTTTTCATGCATGATCTGCATCAGTTTCAGGGTGGTGGTATAGCCTGCATCTTTGGTTTTGCTTAATTCTTCATGTACATCTCTTACCGTTGCTTCGCCACGTTCCCATAATACCCGAAGGATTTCCAATTCGCTTTCTGTAGGTTTTGTTTGCTTGCTGCTCATGTTATACGACTTGTTTCGTATCAAATATACAACCTGAGCTGTAAAAACAAATGCCGCTGGTAAAATTTGAAATAAATTAACATACGGTCACATGGGAAATCGGCTAAAAAAAACGCCCCCGCATAGAAATGCAGGGGCAATGATAATGGTCTGATTAGACGCTCTAAAGAGAGTTAATCAAACAATATGGTTGCATAATTGACTTATAATTTTTCGACGTTTACTTTTACATCAAGCTCTGTTTTGCCATTCAGTAATGAACGGTATTTGTCCAGCACTTCCTTCGATTGCAAAACATTATTAATGATAAGACTGTCGTTTTTCAACTTAACAGTAAATCCACTTACTTTGATAAGGCTGTCCTTTTTTAATGCTTCGAGAAAAGGATTCTCCAGTTTCATTTCTGCTTCCTTGCCTTCTTTCTGCTCAATCCTTACTTCAACCGTTTCAGTATGCTTGTCCTGTGCCTTTGTACCGTACATCTGTGCAAGGGAAGGGGCAATCACCAATGAAACAATCGACATTAATTTAATGAGGATGTTCATAGAAGGGCCGGAAGTATCTTTAAACGGATCACCAACTGTATCACCAGTTACTGATGCTTTATGCGGATCAGATTTCTTATAAAAAATTTCACCATTAATCTCCACACCTTTTTCAAAACTCTTCTTGGCATTATCCCATGCACCACCTGCATTGTTCTGGAACATTCCCATCAATACACCGCTTACAGTAGCACCGGCGAGGAAACCACCCAATGCTTCAGGTCCGAGTAAGAAGCCCATTAACAAAGGAGATACAATTGCAATTGCACCCGGTAACATCATCTTCTTAATTGAAGCTTCTGTTGAGATGGCAACACATTTATCATACTCAGGTTGTCCTGTACCTTCCATGATACCGGGAATGGTACGGAACTGGCGGCGAACTTCTTCTACCATTGCCATCGCTGCCTGTCCAACCGCTGTAATCGCCAGTGAGGAAAAGATGAACGGAATCATTGCTCCTACAAAAAGAGAAGAAAGCACTTTTGCTTTGTAAATATCAATACCTGTAATTCCTGCAACACCAACAAAGGCTGCAAATAAGGCAAGGGAAGTTAATGCTGCTGATGCAATGGCAAAACCTTTACCTGTTGCAGCAGTTGTATTACCAACCGCATCAAGAACGTCGGTTTTTTCACGTACTTCTTTTGGAAGTTCACTCATTTCAGCAATACCACCTGCGTTATCGGCAATTGGTCCAAAAGCATCAATGGCTAACTGCATGGCAGTAGTGGCCATCATACCTGCGGCTGCTATCGCCACACCATATAAACCTGCACATTCAAATGAACCCCAGATGCCACCAGCCAAAACAAGAATGGGTAAGAAGGTTGATTCCATACCAATAGCCAAACCTCCAATTACATTGGTTGCATGACCTGTAGATGATTGACGGATGATGCTCAGCACAGGGCGTTTACCCATGGCCGTATAATATTCAGTGATGATGCTCATTAATGCACCAACCACCAAACCAACAGCAATAGCACCGAGTACACCCCATTTAGTGAAGGTTGCACCACGCAGAATCATTGTATCGGGAAGAATAAAATATACTAATCCAATAGAAGCAATGGCTGTGAGGATGATTGATCCCCAGTTACCCATGTTCAATGCTTTCTGTACATTATCTGTATTGATACCTGCATTATCACTAACACGAACCATCCATGTACCAACGATTGAAAAAAGAATACCTGTACCTGCAATGATCATTGGTAATAAGATAGGAGCCATGCCGCCAAACTTATCAACAGAAATTGTTTCCTGTCCCAGTACCATTGTAGCCAAAACAGTTGCCACATAAGAACCGAACAGATCGGCGCCCATACCGGCAACATCACCCACGTTATCACCTACGTTATCTGCAATGGTTGCAGGGTTACGTGGATCATCTTCAGGAATACCTGCTTCCACTTTACCAACTAAATCGGCACCAACATCAGCAGCTTTTGTATAAATACCACCACCCACACGGGCAAACAATGCAATTGATTCTGCACCCAGTGAGAAACCGGTAAGTACTTCAATTGTTCTGAGCATTTCATGCCCGTTTACATTTGCACCATCCGGAACAAAGATCGCTTTTAGAATAATGAACAATCCACCCAAACCAAGTACAGCTAAACCGGCCACACCAAGTCCCATTACAGAACCACCGGTGAAGGATACGTTTAAGGCTTTGCTTAAACTGGTACGGGCAGCCTGGGCAGTGCGTACATTACTTTTGGTTGCGATCTTCATACCAATATAACCGGCAGTGGCACTGAACACGGCACCTATTACAAAAGCAACAGCGATGCTCCAGTGACTGTTGGCATTGGCCATTGACATCACAGCTAAAAGAATAGCAACGATTACCACAAAATAACCGAGGATTTTCCATTCTGCTTTTAAGAAAGCCATTGCGCCATCGGCAATATGCTTGCTGATTTCCTGCATGCGTTCGTTACCCGGATCCTGTTTAGATACCCAGTTGAACTTTACAAACATGTACAGCAGTCCAATCACTGCCATTGCGGGAACGAGATAAATCAAATTCTGCATAAGTAGTTATTCTAAGTTTTTGACTTTTTTAGGGACGGCAAAGATAGGGGAATGGGGCTAAAATCGGGCGTGAGGGGGCTGTTGGGGAAAAACAGGAAGAAGTCATTTGGGGCGGTCAGCAACAAACTACTCATCAGCATCGGTTCCGGCTCTCCGCAGTACTGCCCTTACCGCATTTAGCGGGGCTAAGGGACAAAATCTTTAAGTTAAGAGCAACGCCAGCGGCAGGATTCTGTATGCCATTGTTATTTTTTCCGAATTAAACATTTTCTTTCATTTAAAAAAAAACACTGTAATGGTTTTCATCTAATCTTTGAAAACTATAATCTTTTTTAATCCTGGTATTCTTTACATTGTTTTTTTAATCTTAACTTTCTGTGGGCTTAAAGAAGCACTCTTATTTAAAACACTTACATGAAGGCAAAATGCACTCTTATTCTCCTGTTTTCTGCTCTCCTTTTCCTTAGCCTAAAGTGTAAAAAAGATAATACCAAAGCCGAGCCACAACTCCCACCTGAAACAACTACTGGCGCAATGACCTTTGGTTGTAAAATTGACGGAGAAGTTTTTATTCCGAAAGATGGCGGTGGATTATCTGGGCTGAAAACCGAATATCTTTTTTTAGGTAATGGGCCTGGAGGAGGGTGGTTTTTAAATATTGCGGCGGTAGATCGGTCTTCAAATGTATTGCCACGTGTTGCAATTACAACAGATAGTTTATTACTTGTTGAAGGAAATACATATCAATTGGTAAAACAGAAAGGTTTTGCAAAAGGACAATATGGATTGGACCTTTTTTTATACCAAATACTTTCAAGTGATCAGGGAGAGTTGTTTATCACTAAACATAATCAGTCTTTACGTATACTATCCGGACGATTTTCTTTTACAGCATCAACTTTTGCAGGCGAAAAAGTAACCATTACTGAAGGTCGTTTTGATATAAGATATTAATATCTCTTAAAAATCAACTTTTACTTAAACTAACTAAAATGAAAAAACTCCTGCTTACAGCTTCATTGCTGTTTTCTGTTCTTTTGCCCTACTCCCAAACTTTTACTCCACCAGCCTATGCAGAAATTGATACTAACTACAGGGCTTATGTAAACAATATATTCGGAATTCTGGAACCAAACAGAGTAAACTCAGGGTTGTTAGTAGTAAAAGAATGGAAGTTTCTAAACAATCAAAAACAATACAAGCTTAATGTAACGGGAATAAGGGCGGGTCAATATATTCTTGTTGTTACAAAAGGGAAATACCGGCAAACAACATAAAAAATCCCGACAGTTACTGCCGGGATTTCTTATGTTAAAGATTTTTTCTTCCTTTTTGCTGATTTGTACCTCTTTTACAATCGAATCTGATCGGGGCCTTTTAATGTATGGGCCACAAATTAACAAGGAAAAACGGATGGTATCTTTCCGCAACTTTCAATCGGTTCTGCTTTTTTCCCCAACTTTAAAGTAAAATCTACATTCCGCCGTCTTCCTTACAAATGGACGATGGCATGGAGGCAATGGCACGACAGCAAAATATCATCGAGGCGATCAGTAGCTATGGCAGGCAATTGTTTGGCTTTATACGGAGTCGTGTAAAAACGGATGAGGATGCGGAAGATATTCTGCAGGATGTGTGGTACCAGCTCAGCAACCAACCGGCCATTGAAACCATTGACAGCATCAGCGGATGGTTATACCGGGTGGCCAGGAACCGGATCATCGACCGCTCAAGAAAAAAGCAGTCAAGCCTGATTGATGATTTTGGATTTGAAGATGAAGAAGGTGTTTCGTTTTTCTCCAATCTTTTACAAAGCAAAGAAGAAACAGCTGAAACGTCTTATATGCAGCGGATGTTCTGGGAGGCATTGATGGATGCACTGGAAGAATTACCTGTTAACCAGCGAAATGTTTTTGTGTGGAATGAACTGGAGGAAATGACGCTGCAGCAAATTGCAGATAATGAAAATGAAAAATTGAAAACGATTATATCCCGCAAGCGGTATGCAGTGCAGCATCTGCGTAACCGGCTTGAGAACTTATACAATGAATTTTTAAACGATTAAATTTTAAGACGATGATGAACAGAAAGAAAAAGTGGTTTGCCCTGATTCCTTTAGTTGTGATTGCAGGCGCTTCCTTATTTGGATGGATCGTGATGTTATTATGGAATGCGATTTTGGTTCCCGCAGCAGGAGCAGGAGTCATCAGTTTCTGGCAGGGACTTGGCTTATTAGTACTCAGCAGAATTTTAGTTGGCGGTATGTGGAAAGGTGGAGGTCACCGCTGGGGTGGCGGACATGCATGGAAACAGAAATGGGCAGGAATGAGTGATGAAGATAAAGCGAAGTTTAAACAGGAATGGGATCGGCGCTGCGGACATTTCCCCGGA
Coding sequences within it:
- a CDS encoding type IX secretion system membrane protein PorP/SprF is translated as MGKKICVFVVCFSVLMGAAEKNFAQQRPHYTQYILNNYIINPALTGIENYTDIKLSYRNQWVGFPGAPKTIYATIHAPIGKQDYRTSPTSFEVPGENPRGRSYWEEYNASEPHHGVGATIINYKTGYINRTYATVSYAYHLGLTPKLNLSAGFAAGISAISIDASKIELANPVDPAIGGVAQELRKVKPELNAGLWLYSDRFFAGFSAQQIIPQKVTLVTNDFYKSTLVPHFFATTGYRFMAGDDVNIIPSVMLRYIPSMPLFVDFTVKAQYQDRFWVGGNYRVKEGFAAMAGVNISNTFNIGYSYDVNNSKYLLQYMQRGTHEIVLGFMIGNKYGDLCPRRVW
- a CDS encoding M48 family metalloprotease, whose amino-acid sequence is MQHLFQSAFLQALGKAIADSIWQMGLLFLVYQVLVFTVRIKQAAAKNLLSSVFALGGFAWFISDIFLHWNKQLKQTASLVIEDAGINNSLLTAFTNDNRWQLFFNWIEYKLHFILPYLSVAYLFVLLWFATKLFVQLHATNSLRNKGVSTVSDELQSFFQFLVQSMGLQKSVQLFISKQIDIPATLGFLKPIVLLPVSAVTHLTPAQLEAVLLHELAHIKRNDYFWNLLLSVAETMLFFNPFALLLMGIARRERENSCDDQVMSFQQNAAVYAEALLTVEKVRVQNPQLAMGLGDNKQHLMLRVKRILNLPAEKNKISTRLLALVFFTLLFALTGWIIRDRKQAVVKEQKTEQNTIAHNTKVVYVKPGALLKKTNQTVFLRDEKRKLRLELKNELNEEKLVVWDEQGGEQLEFDKVIFNDLPAEWMERFVQPYGKEIPSPDLLMAKEQEFIFMMKQDSLRQNQTRYRTAEADFYKKVQNLHEKKLLTRTFPLNQMTVHIKKNWDKDSLFNKMKPFFPEGFVWNEDMHEGAFHFTYPPEEFQRNKEQIAEEINRQQQQRKTKLLYRKNQTRDSSNEKLKERFRTAPAFAYMNDYPTPEEKRMNEERISIIIENNNLYIKEINQQPADSLNKHQPHPPKKIIKRLEIIRL
- a CDS encoding BlaI/MecI/CopY family transcriptional regulator, with translation MSSKQTKPTESELEILRVLWERGEATVRDVHEELSKTKDAGYTTTLKLMQIMHEKGLVKRDESSKTHKYTPLISREKTQRQFMGKMIDTLFQGSSTQLVMQALGNHKTSKEELDEIQKLIDNLKQQ
- a CDS encoding sodium-translocating pyrophosphatase yields the protein MQNLIYLVPAMAVIGLLYMFVKFNWVSKQDPGNERMQEISKHIADGAMAFLKAEWKILGYFVVIVAILLAVMSMANANSHWSIAVAFVIGAVFSATAGYIGMKIATKSNVRTAQAARTSLSKALNVSFTGGSVMGLGVAGLAVLGLGGLFIILKAIFVPDGANVNGHEMLRTIEVLTGFSLGAESIALFARVGGGIYTKAADVGADLVGKVEAGIPEDDPRNPATIADNVGDNVGDVAGMGADLFGSYVATVLATMVLGQETISVDKFGGMAPILLPMIIAGTGILFSIVGTWMVRVSDNAGINTDNVQKALNMGNWGSIILTAIASIGLVYFILPDTMILRGATFTKWGVLGAIAVGLVVGALMSIITEYYTAMGKRPVLSIIRQSSTGHATNVIGGLAIGMESTFLPILVLAGGIWGSFECAGLYGVAIAAAGMMATTAMQLAIDAFGPIADNAGGIAEMSELPKEVREKTDVLDAVGNTTAATGKGFAIASAALTSLALFAAFVGVAGITGIDIYKAKVLSSLFVGAMIPFIFSSLAITAVGQAAMAMVEEVRRQFRTIPGIMEGTGQPEYDKCVAISTEASIKKMMLPGAIAIVSPLLMGFLLGPEALGGFLAGATVSGVLMGMFQNNAGGAWDNAKKSFEKGVEINGEIFYKKSDPHKASVTGDTVGDPFKDTSGPSMNILIKLMSIVSLVIAPSLAQMYGTKAQDKHTETVEVRIEQKEGKEAEMKLENPFLEALKKDSLIKVSGFTVKLKNDSLIINNVLQSKEVLDKYRSLLNGKTELDVKVNVEKL
- a CDS encoding sigma-70 family RNA polymerase sigma factor, with the protein product MARQQNIIEAISSYGRQLFGFIRSRVKTDEDAEDILQDVWYQLSNQPAIETIDSISGWLYRVARNRIIDRSRKKQSSLIDDFGFEDEEGVSFFSNLLQSKEETAETSYMQRMFWEALMDALEELPVNQRNVFVWNELEEMTLQQIADNENEKLKTIISRKRYAVQHLRNRLENLYNEFLND